TCCACTGCGTCTCCCTGTACCCGACGCCGCCGGAGCAGGTGAACCTTGCGCGGATACCGGCCCTGGCGAAGCGCTTCGGCCTGGCGGTCGGCTTTTCTGACCATACCCGGGAGGCGGCGGCGCCGATGCTGGCCGCGGCCATGGGCGCGCGGATCTTCGAAAAGCATTTTACTATTGACAGATTTTACGATTGCCCCGATAAAGATATATCCTGCACGCCCGAGGAGTTCGCCGGGATCATTGAATCCGTGGAAAACGCCGTGGCCATGGCCGGAAGCGGCGCCATAGGCTACGGCAGCGAAGAGGCCGACACCGCCCGGGGGGCCCGGCGGAGCCTTTTCGCAAGGCGCTTCATAGCTGCGGGAAAAACCATTGAAGAAGAGGACATCGTGGCCCTCAGGCCGGGCGTGGGTATCCCGGTGTATGAATTACCCAGCGTCGTGGGCGCAAAGAGCAGGGTGGACATCCCGGCGGAACACCTGATCCGCAGGGAAAACCTGCTCGACCCATGACGGAGGGACGGGCGGCGAAGCGGTTTCTCGGCCGCCATGTTTAACCGAAAAGGAGTGTTGGTATCAATGAAAATCAGGATAGCGATGGTGGCCGGCATGTGCCTCCTGCTGACACGGTGCGCCACCTATTATCACATGTTCGATTTCACCGTGCCGAGGAGCAACTTTTACACGGAGCAGGAAAAGGAGATATTGGAAAAGACCACTAAGTCGATAGAGTTCGATTACGGCTATAACCCGAACCTGGACCTGGATTATGTGTTCCCGGTAACAAAGGGATACACGGAATTCAAGGCCGGCGACAAAGACCTCTCGCGGGCCCTGGACGGGGTGGACAGCACGACCCTCATCGCCTACAGCGAAAAGGTGTACCGGCTCAGGAAGATGACCGCCATGAGAATGGAGAAATACCGCACCTCCGGGCAATGGGACAATTATACCCTTATCAGCAAGTACCTCATGCCGTCCCTCGATTTTTACTCGGGCATGGTGGAAAAACAGGCGATGAAGAGGGACCGGGATTACATGAATAACATTGAAAAGAAAAGAAAGGACCTGGACAGGAAAACGAAGCAGGAGATGTATCGCAAGGAATTCGATGAAATCTGGAAAAATGATTATAACTCGTAACAGCTCCCGGGCGAAAAGAGGCCTCGGCGCCGCGGTGCCGGCGCTGGCGGCGCTTATCGCGGTTTTTGCCGCGGCGGTCTTCACCGTCGAGGCGCGGGCGGAGTCGGCAGTCAGCGTTCTCTGCTACCATTCATTCCTCGAAAAAAAGAAAATGGACCCCTTCAGCTTCAATATCGACGAGCTGAATTCCCAGATCACGCAGCTCAAGAAAGAAGGATTCAGGTTCGTTTCCATCAATGATGTCATCGCCGGCAGGATAACGGGCACCAAGAACATACTCGTCACCGTCGACGACGGTAATAAAAGCGTGTACGAGGCCCACCGGCGGGTCTTCAGGCCCAACGGTATCAGGCCCCTCCTCGGCATATACCCGAACATCATCATCAACAAGAAGCACTACGCCCTCACCTGGGAGCAGCTCCAGGACCTGGCGAAAAACGGGTGCGACATTGCGGCCCACGGCTATTTTCATTTGAAGGTGAACAAAAAGCTCCATGACAAAAACCCGGCATATTTCAAGAAGGAGATTTTCCTGGTCAAGAAAGTGCTGGAGGAAAAGCTCAACCGGAAGATAACCGCCTATATATATCCCTTCGGCCTCAGGGACGACATGACCATCAGGGCCCTCAAGGAGGCTGGGTACCGACACGCCTTCACCATCAATAACGGGAGGATCGACATCCCCCTGGCAGCCGGCGGTGACCGGCCCTTCGAGCTTCCGCGCTACATGGTCACCCGGACAAACTGGAAGTACTGTTTCAACAGCGTGATGAAGAACGCGCGTCACAAAACCGCCTACAAGGTCGCCGCGGCGGACGAGCCCTCCGCCGATAAGGCCGATGTCGCCGCCATGAGCCGTCCGCCGGCTGAACGCCATGATCCCGCGGCGGAGCTCGCCGCGAGGCTCACGGAGCGGATGGATAAGACCGCCATGGCCGATTTGAAGCAGGAAAAGAACAGCAAGCCGACGAAAGACGCCGGCGCTAAAAAAAAAATCGAAAAAAAGACAGGCATAGGGCCTGATACTGCCGTTTCTCAGGAGATAAAGGGGCCCGAACGGGGAAGTCCCGCAAAGATAGCAAAGGAGAAACCGAAAAAGCGGCCCGGTGATGCCGGGACCGCCATGGTGTCCGGGCCCGCGAAAAAAGATAAAAAGATATCCCCTGCCGACGTCAGCTCTCCGCAGAAAGAAAAACCGATAATCGTAGTTGAAGAAAAAAAGAACTTCATGGTGCCCCCTATCCAGAGGGTTGAAAGCTCTGTTAAACGCGATGTCCTTGACCTTGATCGGTTCTCGGACAGGCCTGTTCACAGGCGCCACGCCTCGGTGATCGCCATCGATGAAGGCTCCGCCGGAAGTGAGGGAGGCGGCGTCAGGGACGGCGCGGGGCGGTACTCCGGCCCGGGCATCCTGGCCGCCAGGGTGCCGCGGGAGACCGGCCACAATCTATCAAAAATGAAGAGCCAGTATCATGGCATCAATTCGAAATCTCTGAAGACCTACCGCGGTGTCCTGGGGCTCGTCAACGGTAAAATTGGGATGATCAAGCATGTCATCAGGAAGTACGTCCTGGTAAATTTCTAGCGCGGGCGAGCCGCCGGAGCGGTTCAAACCGTTAAGGGAAACGTGATGGTGAACCTGGTGCCCCCCTTCCGGGCGATGGTAATTGTGCCGTCGAGCTGCCTTGTCAGTATGCCCACCAGCCTGAGTCCAAAACTCGGGGAATTGTCAATATCAACCGACTCGGGGATGCCGATACCGTTGTCCTCGATGATCAATGATGCATGGCCGTCCTGCTGTGCCGCGGCCACGATGATGTTCCCGCTATCCCTGCCCTCAAAGGCGTGCTTCATCGCGTTGGTCATGAGCTCGTTTACGATGAGTCCCAGGACTGACATTGTTTTTGCGTCAAGGATGAAATTGTCTATGTGCTTTTCGATGGCAACCTCCGGCCTGGAGTGAAACATCGACGCGATCTCGTTGATCATGTCCGGGAGATAGTTCCCGATAGGCATCTCGCGCACGTTGTCCGACCGGTAAAGCCTCTCGTAGAGGAGGGCCATGCTCTGCATGCGGCTCTTGACGTCATTGAGGGCCTTCTCGGTGGCCGGGTCGCTTGACATCTTCCCCTGAAGAGACAGTATGCTCGTCAGGGCGGCCATGTTGTTTTTTATCCGGTGGT
The sequence above is drawn from the Spirochaetota bacterium genome and encodes:
- a CDS encoding polysaccharide deacetylase family protein, with the translated sequence MKSGKMIITRNSSRAKRGLGAAVPALAALIAVFAAAVFTVEARAESAVSVLCYHSFLEKKKMDPFSFNIDELNSQITQLKKEGFRFVSINDVIAGRITGTKNILVTVDDGNKSVYEAHRRVFRPNGIRPLLGIYPNIIINKKHYALTWEQLQDLAKNGCDIAAHGYFHLKVNKKLHDKNPAYFKKEIFLVKKVLEEKLNRKITAYIYPFGLRDDMTIRALKEAGYRHAFTINNGRIDIPLAAGGDRPFELPRYMVTRTNWKYCFNSVMKNARHKTAYKVAAADEPSADKADVAAMSRPPAERHDPAAELAARLTERMDKTAMADLKQEKNSKPTKDAGAKKKIEKKTGIGPDTAVSQEIKGPERGSPAKIAKEKPKKRPGDAGTAMVSGPAKKDKKISPADVSSPQKEKPIIVVEEKKNFMVPPIQRVESSVKRDVLDLDRFSDRPVHRRHASVIAIDEGSAGSEGGGVRDGAGRYSGPGILAARVPRETGHNLSKMKSQYHGINSKSLKTYRGVLGLVNGKIGMIKHVIRKYVLVNF